Genomic segment of Gouania willdenowi chromosome 17, fGouWil2.1, whole genome shotgun sequence:
AATACTGATAtcctgatacacacacacacatacacacaccctcTGCACTGGAGTCCAAGACGCTATGTGTGAAATCCTGGCTCTGCAGGATTTTttcgatgatgtcatcagcatcGACTCTGGTGGCATCCACTCGTTTCAGCTGGTTCTCCACAGAGTTCTGCTTCACTGGTTGTctgtgggaggaggaggagcttaaaATGTGAAAGAGAACACATGCAGAGCAACTGTGGGGGAAGGGGGCGGAGCCTACCTGGGGTTCTTGGTGGGGGTGGAGACTTTCTCAGGTGTGCTGGACGTGCTCTCCTTCTCTCCGACTGGATCACAGGGTTCCAGGATGCTGCCGATGCCCGTGGAGGCGGAGCCTCCTGAGCCACTCCTTTTGTGGCTCAGATCTGTTAAACTGGAGTGGTTGGAGCTGTAACCTACagcacaggaggaggaggaggaggagaataaAACCCTTAACGTGACTCTTATTTACCTTTAAAAAGCATGAAAACCATGTGTTTGTACCTGAGATTCTAGAATGCTGACTAGCGTAGCTGGAACTTCTGGAGTGACCATAAACCACCAGCTCATCTGGGACCGACACGGACTTCACACAAGAttctaaaaaacagaaaaagtccCACATTGTTcagcttgtgtttttatagtttttaacaGAAAGCAGCTGTGATTAATCACATGTTTGGTACCAGTAAACGATGTGTGAGCTTCTCCTCCTTTTCTGTCCTCCAGGAGACACTCAGCTTTAGACTGAGGGATTCCTAACGTCATCGCTGTGGACGGAGGACTAAACACACCACATGGAAACCAGTGGGAGCAGGTTATTTTACACAGTCACATTACATCAttcaagatttaaaaaatgaaacaaaaaccgACTTTTTACTATAGAATTTGGCTTTAAATGTTCTAGTTGGATTGGATAAGATTGACAGTGATTGGTCACTGCTTTGCTTTGATGTTGTAAGAACCAGGAAACGGTTTAAGGTACAGTGAGATTTTTGCTCTGTGAGTCAATCACTCAGCTAATAAAGTGCCTTTCTCTGTGCTTTGTGTTACAGTACAGACGTTGGTGTTACTCAAAGCTAGCTGTTAGCTAGTTGTTAGCATGCAGTTTGGATGTTACATCACAACAGCTCCACAAACTGCTCCCTTGTGTTCCCAGCAGCTGATGAATGTCAGGGCGAGGCTTCAGATTAGATGATAAATTCTCAGGCTTCAAACACTCCCTCCATGACAAGGAGGTGGTAGTAAAGCTCTTTTCATAGTGATAAAGCTGCTTTGATCTAATGTTTAACTTCAGAAATGaaaaggatttaaaacaaacaaagcatgAGTGTCCCTTACGTTTTAAAACAGGGGTCTCCACACATTAGCTGTGTAGTGATGACAACctgcaataaacacaaaaacaacacaagtcACAGGTTGTGAAACGTTGTTAGAGATGTTTCAATGTTTCTGAATCAACgtttgtcagaaatgtgagagaGAATTCCAGCTTTGTGCCCCAGGGAAACTTTGGATTTACGTAGTTTTTATGGAGTCACAGGCTCAGACAAGTGTGGGAATGAAACCAAACACTTAAGTGTTGAGTGACGTGTTTTAGAGCATTAGAGCAACATTCCCATGGATGAACCACATGTTTCCAAACCTTGAGGATTGAATTGTCCTGTCGTGTGTTCTTTGTGTCGTACCCCTCCAACAGGCAGCGTCGCACCGTACTGCGAGAACCGGCAAACTCCGACAGGTTCAAGTCCGCAAAGCCCAGCTGCAAAACATATTTACAACGTTagaattttaattatttcacaCCAATCAGCTGCTTTCATTCTTGCATAAGAAATCCTCGCTTAGCAACAAGGGACAAATTCCTGAATACAAAGTAACAGTAATCCCAGCGAGGCAACAAAGACGTGAttgtgtctgatctgagggtcacatgatcaacattagaataaacaacacaggaaacaacaaactgttgttgtttcctgtgttaatgctctgattggtcattattctagtgtgtttttaatgtggttttagagtcatttcatgtatttttggtttccattttgtacatttttctgtcattctgtatatttttgttgttttattttaagtttcagttatttatttgtcattgtgcgttttggagtaattttgtaaaatttttgtagccattttgtttaaatatttttctgccattctgtgtgtgtattctgtgttttttttttaaagtaattttccatgtatttttgttgtcattttgtgtgtgattttggagcaaattgtatttttggtgaatctatattttttatgttttgtgtgttaaagtcagtgtgtgtgtttttgttgcatttttgtgtgtttttcagttattAATTTGCAATCGTctgtttttggggtaattttgtgtatttttgcagtttttttggtatttttgatgtttttgaggTAATTAAGAGTATTTTGCAGTTacttgttggggttttttcctgttttttgtgcatttatgccATTTTTGGGGTTATTTGTGTATggtgctgttttttgtgtgtgtatttttctacttttttgtgTATCTCTGCTGTTTTTgcggtcattttgtgcatttactttggggatcTCGGACATTCAATACTTGGGATGAAATTCTCAAACTCCTCATCCAGATAAAGCTTAACATAATACACGCTTAGataaactgattaaaaaacctgaaaataaatagaaattagtcatcaaagatggaaaaaaagggcGAGttgacatgttaaaaaaaacaaaaactattccaTACATCATAACAAGGGGATTATGGTGAGATTTATTACCTTTGCAAAGCTTTTCCCTCCTTTTAATTCctacaaagacagaaaaaggaAGTGTTTAATATTTCTACACAATTATAATGTAAAGATGATGTTGATGATGGGATAAAATTGTGACAAACCTTGCGCACAGACACACGACATACACAGGGGTCCAGCACACCCGTCCCTGCGTTGGCACTCATCTTACACAGGAAAGAAAAACGTTTCCTCCAGTGCACACAGTTGGCTTGAACAGACTCACTGTGAGAAAGAAAAGACATTTATTAGACAAACAAACTGAATGCTTACAACACACAGCAGATACAATAGTAATCTATGAAGTTACGGAACGTATGGATTTACTGTCAGACAGAAACAGGAAATCAACAGACGTCACTtgatttcatgtcatttttcatttacaaagcAAATGAAACTCCAAACTCAACACCGGGTGGACCGGGGGTCACTTACAGCCCCCCAAAACCAACACAATAAATacatccaaaacacaaaaaactacaacaaaactccacaaaatgacaataaaagtagacaaaaccacacaagaaaagaaaaatgcactacactaaatggtcacaaaatgagagaaatatacagaaaagtctataaagcacaaaaaactaaaaaaataaatacataaaattactacaATACAAAAAGAAttcacagaaatacacaaaaccacaacaaaaaacaaaatctgagcaaaaataaaaattactgagaaaaacagaaatataagaatatacacaacacactcaaagtacacaaaatgaaaaaataaatacacaaaaccacaacaaaaaacacaaacgatgacttaaaaaacacaaaatctgagcaaaaataaaaattactgagaaaaacagaaatacaagaaTGTACACAAAACActccaaaagtacacaaaatgaaaaaaataataacacaaagtgactccgaaaacatacaaaaatacgttaaaacatacaaaaccacagcaaaaatacatgactactaaaaaaaacacacaaaacaaagaaaatgaaagtaGTCAGGAAAGAATGAAAGAGAAAAGAGTGTCTAAGAAACAAATGGTAATAACCTAACCGGAAGTGGTTGAATACGGTGTTTCTATGACAAGGCTGTTACCATGGAAACGTAACGGGTGGaacgtgttttttttccagagtGACTCATTTAAGTACAAAATGCCGGCAAGTAGTCATAATTTCatttggtcatgttttttaacatttacatttgaatacaATGACTTTACGTCATACATAAATTCATTAGTTGCGTTAGTTGTTGAGAAAGAAGGGGTTTCCGGTAGAGAAGTGTCGTAAGTAAGCTAGCAGGAGCTAGTTAAACGTTAACTAAATGCAGAGGAATGTGTTTCCTCTTCAACAACAAGAACAGCCAACAAATGCTCAAACAGGTGTTTTCTCAGCACACCGAGGGGCCAAATGTTTATCCCCAGTTCAAGTTGAACAAGTGACAGCAGCTATAAATAGAAGAGAAAAGTGAaacttagttgttttttttaccgaGACGATTCCTCAGCAAAGCCTCCGTCCACGAGCCTGACTTTACAAAATAAGACTCCGTTCACAAAGGGAACCGAGGAAAGCTCCTCCAAATCAAAGTCCACCATGAATTTaaatttctttttcttcatcagAATGAAAGACATGTTCTTTCTGCTGTCACGCGCTCACTGTGATGCACGCGATACTTTTCACTCACTTCACATCCAAAGTTCAAACCTCCtcagccccgcccactgaggg
This window contains:
- the LOC114479067 gene encoding protein FAM102B-like gives rise to the protein MSFILMKKKKFKFMVDFDLEELSSVPFVNGVLFCKVRLVDGGFAEESSRESVQANCVHWRKRFSFLCKMSANAGTGVLDPCVCRVSVRKELKGGKSFAKLGFADLNLSEFAGSRSTVRRCLLEGYDTKNTRQDNSILKVVITTQLMCGDPCFKTPPSTAMTLGIPQSKAECLLEDRKGGEAHTSFTESCVKSVSVPDELVVYGHSRSSSYASQHSRISGYSSNHSSLTDLSHKRSGSGGSASTGIGSILEPCDPVGEKESTSSTPEKVSTPTKNPRQPVKQNSVENQLKRVDATRVDADDIIEKILQSQDFTHSVLDSSAEEEGLSLFVGPGGSTALGSQHTRVTAGVFEQVVMKR